In Thermobaculum terrenum ATCC BAA-798, one genomic interval encodes:
- a CDS encoding CAP domain-containing protein, with product MVCLLLSFPAVAAPHAKALDSEESEFLRLINAHRAELGLPELKLSPRLTRAAEWMSRDMADKGYFSHTDSEGRDPFERMAAFGYAYSTAKGENLALGYGSAESAFRAWMGSAGHRQNMESPYYRAIGIGRAYSSTYGWFWTTDFGGLRDTEISLSLGGYSARDGSWYVYSGEQLPLATGRVVGSYPGWGVDLRIQRLVLVDGRYTWRDYASLGDTLSSSSRYSRTVSLPAGRYRVKAVFPGGRDVLRSVSGYRYLRVR from the coding sequence GTGGTCTGCCTGCTGCTGAGCTTCCCAGCGGTTGCAGCCCCGCATGCCAAGGCGCTGGATAGCGAGGAGAGCGAGTTCCTCAGGCTGATCAACGCCCACCGTGCTGAGCTAGGGCTGCCGGAGCTCAAGTTGTCTCCCAGGTTGACCAGGGCCGCGGAGTGGATGAGCCGCGATATGGCCGATAAGGGATACTTCTCGCACACGGACTCGGAGGGTAGGGACCCGTTCGAGCGGATGGCGGCTTTCGGGTACGCCTACAGCACCGCCAAGGGCGAGAACCTGGCGCTGGGCTATGGCTCCGCGGAGAGCGCCTTTAGAGCCTGGATGGGATCTGCGGGTCATCGCCAGAACATGGAGAGTCCGTACTACAGAGCCATCGGTATAGGCAGAGCCTATAGCTCGACCTACGGCTGGTTCTGGACGACGGACTTCGGCGGGCTGAGAGACACCGAGATCTCCCTGTCCCTTGGAGGGTACTCAGCTCGAGATGGCAGCTGGTACGTGTACTCGGGGGAGCAGCTGCCGTTGGCCACCGGTCGGGTGGTCGGGAGCTACCCAGGATGGGGCGTGGATCTCCGGATACAGAGGCTAGTGCTGGTGGACGGCAGGTACACCTGGCGGGACTACGCTTCCCTGGGGGACACCCTGTCGTCCAGCTCCCGTTACAGCAGGACTGTCTCCCTGCCTGCCGGACGCTACAGGGTAAAGGCTGTGTTCCCAGGGGGTAGGGATGTCCTCCGCTCAGTTAGCGGCTATCGCTACCTGCGCGTGCGCTAG
- the cas2 gene encoding CRISPR-associated endonuclease Cas2 yields MFVIMTYDVGVDRVSKVLKVGRKYLVHIQNSVLEGELSQAQYRALLSEVRRVIREDTDSVRFYVLRTTQYMRVEELGTPRREEGNFL; encoded by the coding sequence GTGTTCGTGATCATGACCTACGATGTGGGCGTGGACAGGGTGAGCAAGGTGCTCAAGGTGGGCAGGAAGTACCTAGTGCACATCCAGAACTCCGTGCTCGAGGGAGAGCTCTCGCAGGCACAGTACAGAGCGCTACTGTCCGAGGTGCGCAGGGTGATCCGGGAGGACACGGACTCCGTGCGCTTCTACGTCCTCCGCACTACCCAGTACATGCGGGTGGAGGAGCTGGGCACCCCCCGCCGCGAGGAGGGCAATTTCTTATGA
- the cas1b gene encoding type I-B CRISPR-associated endonuclease Cas1b, with translation MRKPVYIFNAGTLEREQNTLRFVTANAKRFVPVETTSEIHVFGEVTVNAKLLNFLSQHGIPLHIYNYYGYWAGSYMPREQYVSGYMTLQQAAHYLDDAKRMQLARSFVGGALENMRKVLAYYNRRGAGLSSTLTEMEAAAPLLEACRTTSELMAVEGRCREAYYGCWDEIFRSDEFSFGSRTRRPPENRVNALVSFGNSLLYVTVLSEIYRTHLDPRIGFLHTTNHRRYTLNLDVAEIFKPVIVDRVIFSLVNRGEIKASDFRADSSGVFLNDHGRKAFVEAYEERLRDTFQHPRLGRAASYRRLIRLELYKLEKHLLGDEPYVPYVSRW, from the coding sequence ATGAGGAAGCCGGTCTACATCTTCAACGCTGGCACGCTCGAGAGGGAGCAGAACACCTTACGGTTCGTCACGGCCAACGCCAAGCGCTTCGTGCCCGTGGAGACCACGAGCGAGATCCATGTCTTCGGTGAGGTAACGGTCAACGCCAAGCTCCTGAACTTCCTCAGCCAGCACGGCATCCCCCTGCACATCTACAACTACTACGGTTACTGGGCGGGCTCGTACATGCCGCGGGAGCAGTACGTCTCGGGCTACATGACCCTGCAGCAGGCAGCCCACTACTTGGACGATGCCAAGAGGATGCAGCTTGCGAGGTCGTTCGTGGGCGGGGCGCTGGAGAACATGCGCAAGGTGCTCGCCTACTACAACCGCCGAGGTGCCGGCCTCTCAAGCACTTTGACCGAAATGGAAGCCGCTGCCCCGCTTCTGGAAGCCTGCCGAACCACCAGCGAGCTGATGGCGGTGGAGGGGCGCTGCCGAGAGGCGTACTACGGCTGCTGGGACGAGATCTTCCGCAGCGACGAGTTCAGCTTCGGCAGCAGGACTCGCAGGCCTCCGGAGAACAGGGTGAACGCACTGGTCTCCTTTGGAAACAGCCTGCTGTACGTGACGGTGCTGAGCGAGATCTACCGCACCCACCTGGATCCCCGCATAGGTTTCCTGCATACCACCAACCACCGCAGGTACACCCTCAACCTCGACGTGGCGGAGATATTCAAGCCGGTCATAGTCGACCGGGTGATCTTTAGCCTTGTCAACCGGGGAGAGATCAAGGCCAGCGACTTCCGAGCAGACTCTTCGGGAGTGTTCCTCAACGACCACGGTCGCAAGGCGTTCGTGGAGGCGTACGAGGAGCGTCTAAGGGACACCTTCCAGCATCCCAGGCTAGGCAGGGCGGCCTCCTACCGCAGGCTCATACGCCTGGAGCTGTACAAGCTCGAGAAGCACCTCCTGGGGGATGAACCCTACGTACCTTACGTAAGCAGGTGGTAG
- a CDS encoding CRISPR-associated endonuclease Cas3'' codes for MKFIARPAETRGGREYPEELLADHLRVVAEAARGYLVGPWPDSERLSELAWVAGATHDFGKYTTFFQEKLPPLEKPPPKPEYTHHAPVSALLGAYVCRQRWHSDREAALLVFLAIWRHHGALVCPSMILPGKQQLRDSPFYKRMIGGIKAEYEAIAAQIANMQGEHKGQIISEMSALGVPEVEGFLSGDVVPGLMRDLYEAYMDLFFASEDPGAMRTYWHALLLFSALIDADKHISSRVGTRDAPRYDIPYELVERYVQRMQREHQSVARAELLEIRDGVFQESTRFFEETPVEELFPGLFSLTAPTGSGKTLAALGAALKLRERVRNTKGWTPRIIYALPFTNIIDQNHDVIQKVLSELPGYSSDPLGYLIKHHHLATIQGSKGSEEDVPTEEQLLMVESWDSEVVVTTFVQLFESMVTNSNRRLKKLHNVAGSIIILDEIQSIPYEQWSLVHETITTLAQHLGCTVIQMTATRPRILPEAREVLPQPDKYFGLLDRTQIVPRADVRSLEDLQDLVLELGERYHSVLVILNTIPSAVSFYQQLTSLDGIEGYREPSELDRSKDDWDRYWDDYSPKGRMLVHLSTNVVPWQRRHRVVGLARILRRRKEELRPIVVSTQVVEAGVDLDFDVVVRDHAPLDSIVQAAGRCNRSWAADDQRPVYVVGLRDERERHLAERIYGKVLTRKMEEVLSSPKDEPELYADIEQYFALLPDLLTDDEYRAYIWAMRKLNFRGKEGEVSISQYRHIEEAGEAYPVIVELGEIGRRALKRLLEAREAYARVSAASVDEKFRARTQLRNAYSCLGEFIITPYSYRLLANRPPRHSELEDHFYISTDDLAEYYDLETGFRLDKMGDEAVML; via the coding sequence ATGAAGTTCATTGCCAGGCCAGCCGAGACCAGAGGGGGTAGGGAGTATCCAGAGGAGCTCCTAGCAGACCACCTAAGGGTGGTGGCGGAGGCCGCTCGAGGGTACTTGGTGGGGCCTTGGCCCGACTCCGAGAGGCTATCCGAGCTTGCGTGGGTGGCGGGGGCCACCCACGACTTCGGCAAGTACACCACCTTCTTCCAGGAGAAGCTTCCCCCTCTGGAGAAACCTCCCCCCAAGCCCGAGTACACCCACCACGCGCCGGTCTCGGCCTTGCTGGGCGCCTACGTCTGCCGCCAGCGCTGGCACAGCGACCGGGAAGCTGCCCTGTTGGTGTTTCTGGCGATATGGAGGCACCACGGCGCCTTGGTATGCCCGTCCATGATCCTGCCCGGTAAGCAGCAGTTGCGGGATAGCCCGTTCTACAAGCGCATGATCGGAGGCATAAAGGCCGAGTACGAGGCGATAGCTGCCCAGATAGCCAACATGCAGGGGGAGCACAAAGGGCAGATAATCTCCGAGATGAGTGCTCTGGGCGTGCCCGAGGTGGAGGGCTTCCTCTCGGGAGACGTGGTCCCCGGCCTGATGAGGGATCTGTATGAGGCTTACATGGACCTGTTCTTTGCCTCGGAGGATCCCGGGGCGATGCGCACCTACTGGCACGCGCTGCTGCTGTTCTCGGCCCTGATAGATGCCGACAAGCACATCTCCTCGCGAGTGGGGACGCGAGATGCGCCCCGCTACGACATCCCGTACGAGCTGGTTGAGCGGTACGTGCAGCGCATGCAGCGGGAGCACCAGAGTGTGGCTCGAGCCGAGCTGCTCGAGATCAGGGACGGCGTGTTCCAGGAGAGCACACGCTTCTTCGAGGAGACGCCTGTGGAGGAACTCTTTCCTGGTCTCTTCAGCCTCACGGCGCCAACGGGATCGGGCAAGACCTTGGCAGCGCTCGGTGCGGCCCTCAAGCTGCGGGAGCGCGTCCGGAACACCAAGGGGTGGACGCCACGGATCATCTACGCTCTACCGTTCACGAACATCATCGACCAGAACCATGATGTAATCCAGAAGGTGCTCAGTGAGCTGCCAGGGTACTCAAGTGATCCCCTGGGATACCTCATCAAGCATCACCACCTCGCCACTATCCAGGGGAGTAAGGGCTCTGAGGAGGACGTCCCCACGGAGGAGCAGCTGCTGATGGTAGAATCCTGGGACTCGGAGGTGGTGGTCACCACCTTCGTCCAGCTGTTTGAGTCCATGGTAACCAACTCCAACCGCAGGCTGAAGAAGCTGCACAACGTCGCCGGCAGCATCATCATCCTCGATGAGATCCAGAGTATACCCTACGAGCAGTGGAGCCTAGTGCACGAGACCATCACCACGCTGGCTCAACACCTAGGCTGCACCGTGATCCAGATGACTGCCACTCGCCCGCGCATACTCCCCGAAGCCCGGGAGGTGCTGCCACAGCCGGATAAATACTTCGGGCTATTGGACCGCACGCAGATCGTCCCGAGAGCGGATGTGCGGTCGCTCGAGGATCTGCAGGACTTGGTGCTCGAGCTGGGCGAGAGATACCACTCCGTGCTCGTGATACTCAACACCATACCCAGCGCTGTAAGCTTCTATCAGCAGCTGACATCCTTGGACGGCATAGAGGGTTACCGTGAGCCCTCGGAGCTAGATAGATCTAAGGATGATTGGGACCGCTATTGGGACGACTATTCCCCCAAGGGGCGCATGCTGGTGCACCTGTCGACTAACGTAGTGCCCTGGCAGAGACGCCATCGGGTAGTTGGCCTCGCAAGGATCCTGCGGCGACGCAAGGAAGAACTTCGCCCTATAGTCGTCTCCACCCAGGTGGTGGAAGCTGGGGTGGACCTGGATTTTGATGTCGTCGTGCGGGATCACGCGCCGCTGGACTCTATAGTGCAGGCAGCGGGACGCTGCAACCGCTCCTGGGCTGCCGATGACCAGCGCCCAGTCTACGTTGTCGGGCTGCGTGATGAGCGAGAGCGCCACCTAGCCGAGCGCATCTACGGGAAGGTACTCACTAGGAAGATGGAGGAGGTGCTCTCCTCGCCAAAGGACGAGCCCGAGCTGTACGCAGACATAGAACAGTACTTCGCGCTGCTGCCCGATCTCCTGACGGACGATGAATACAGGGCGTACATATGGGCCATGCGCAAGCTCAACTTTCGCGGCAAGGAGGGCGAAGTCTCGATCTCGCAGTACCGGCACATCGAGGAGGCGGGCGAAGCCTATCCTGTGATCGTCGAGCTGGGGGAGATCGGCCGTAGGGCGCTGAAGAGGCTGCTGGAGGCGCGCGAGGCCTACGCTAGGGTCTCTGCAGCGAGCGTAGACGAGAAGTTTCGGGCTCGCACGCAGCTCAGGAACGCTTATAGTTGCCTTGGCGAGTTCATCATCACACCTTACTCTTACAGGCTTCTGGCCAACAGGCCTCCAAGGCACTCAGAATTGGAGGACCACTTCTACATAAGCACTGACGACCTGGCCGAGTACTACGATCTTGAGACTGGGTTTCGATTGGACAAGATGGGAGACGAGGCGGTGATGCTATGA
- the cas5 gene encoding CRISPR-associated protein Cas5, which produces MPNKMIIFDLAGAYAMFRKFYTNSSSLSYPFPPRTVLAGLIAGIMGYERQGHRNTYAEHLAPGVADIALSVRVPVRRVMQTVNYVMTEGNVWSRNAGGFDGSRERTLTPVEWVFPASGRRQLRYRVYLTHRDEGWLERFAGYLRSGAVYPPYLGMTECPAVIEPVAEVEDWELGVREEVLPISTVINADKIVDLPLPDADAQIVKERMPIALDNDRRLLQIGNFVYEQRHNRPIEAKVSVPVFTVTYTDIDGGQLTEHGVFMSE; this is translated from the coding sequence GTGCCCAACAAGATGATCATATTCGACCTAGCGGGCGCCTATGCGATGTTCCGCAAGTTCTACACCAACTCCTCGTCCCTGTCCTACCCGTTTCCTCCGAGGACCGTGCTGGCAGGGCTGATAGCGGGGATAATGGGGTACGAGCGGCAGGGGCACAGGAACACCTATGCCGAGCACCTGGCACCAGGTGTGGCGGACATCGCGCTGTCGGTACGTGTGCCGGTGCGCCGTGTGATGCAGACCGTCAACTACGTGATGACCGAGGGCAACGTGTGGTCCAGGAATGCAGGTGGGTTCGATGGCAGCAGGGAGCGCACACTGACACCGGTAGAGTGGGTCTTCCCGGCGTCAGGACGCCGCCAGCTCCGCTATCGAGTCTACCTCACGCACCGCGATGAGGGTTGGCTGGAACGCTTTGCCGGCTACCTGCGATCGGGAGCAGTGTACCCACCCTATCTCGGGATGACGGAATGCCCGGCGGTGATCGAGCCCGTAGCGGAGGTCGAGGACTGGGAGTTGGGGGTCCGGGAGGAGGTCCTGCCCATCTCGACCGTGATCAACGCCGACAAGATAGTGGATCTGCCGTTGCCGGATGCGGACGCACAGATCGTGAAGGAGCGCATGCCGATCGCCCTGGACAACGATAGGAGGTTGCTGCAGATAGGCAACTTCGTGTACGAGCAGCGTCACAACAGACCCATCGAGGCCAAGGTGTCCGTGCCGGTATTCACCGTCACTTACACCGACATCGATGGAGGACAGCTCACAGAGCACGGGGTATTCATGTCGGAATGA
- a CDS encoding DUF2726 domain-containing protein yields the protein MRDSTRPGCLGTLLALLGIKPRSTSTHVYRLRDDFLSPAESSFLRTLLAICGDGVLVCPKVNLADLVYAPRREGQFAAWNRINRKHLDFVLCDMDSLRPRLAIELDDKSHSRQDRRERDDFVDGVLESCGLPLLRVPARRAYNPAELREAIARAWSGTPISAAQVERPRAEHRCERCGGLMELRSSSRGQFWGCTNYPRCRHTLPA from the coding sequence TTGAGAGACTCCACAAGACCCGGATGCCTTGGGACGCTGCTCGCGTTGTTGGGGATCAAGCCACGCAGCACAAGCACGCACGTATACAGGCTGAGGGATGACTTCCTCAGCCCGGCGGAGAGCTCCTTCTTGCGCACTCTGCTTGCTATCTGCGGCGACGGCGTGCTCGTATGTCCCAAGGTTAACCTGGCGGACCTGGTGTACGCTCCCAGGCGGGAGGGCCAGTTTGCTGCCTGGAACAGGATCAACCGCAAGCATCTGGACTTCGTGCTGTGCGACATGGATAGCTTGCGCCCGAGGCTGGCCATAGAGCTCGACGACAAGTCCCATAGCCGGCAAGACCGCAGGGAGAGGGATGACTTCGTGGATGGAGTCCTCGAGAGCTGCGGGCTTCCCTTGCTGCGCGTGCCCGCACGCCGAGCGTACAACCCCGCTGAGCTGAGGGAGGCGATCGCTAGGGCTTGGTCGGGGACGCCGATCTCGGCAGCCCAAGTGGAGAGGCCACGCGCCGAGCACAGGTGCGAGAGGTGTGGGGGTCTCATGGAGCTACGGAGCTCCAGCAGGGGGCAATTCTGGGGATGCACCAACTACCCCAGATGCAGGCACACGCTCCCAGCTTAG
- the cas7b gene encoding type I-B CRISPR-associated protein Cas7/Csh2, with translation MPILDSDILYLYDAKLTNPNGDPDDENRPRMDSVTGRNLVSDVRLKRYLRDYWLDDGQDIWVRKNEDGTTTDAKSRMSVLLEEYNRTSGQKLSTKEARNSGEFRSWLLDRLMDVRLFGATMPMENSSITFTGPVQFSWGYSLHRVEINNSATISSHFAGRDTEGKGDYGTFGKDWRVLYSLIGFHGIVSRNRARHTGLRESDLEALDRAMLEAIPTEATSRSKIGQIPRFYLRLEYSEGYPYRVGDLREDVVLEPVQGKTLDTLRDVRDYVINLEKVADRIAVRLDGLAGARLYVHPDVTFRGLDSLTGVLGDKLQTLS, from the coding sequence ATGCCGATACTAGATAGCGATATCCTCTACTTGTACGATGCCAAGCTGACCAACCCCAACGGTGATCCAGACGATGAGAACCGACCGCGCATGGACTCCGTGACCGGAAGGAACTTGGTATCCGATGTCCGGCTCAAGCGTTACCTGCGAGACTACTGGCTCGATGATGGACAGGATATATGGGTTCGCAAGAACGAGGACGGCACCACCACGGATGCCAAGAGCCGGATGAGCGTGCTGCTGGAGGAGTACAACCGGACCAGCGGGCAGAAGCTGTCGACGAAGGAGGCGCGCAACAGCGGGGAGTTCCGATCCTGGTTGCTGGACCGCCTGATGGACGTCCGGCTGTTTGGAGCCACCATGCCCATGGAGAACAGCTCTATCACCTTCACTGGGCCGGTGCAGTTCAGCTGGGGTTACTCTCTCCACAGGGTGGAGATCAATAACTCCGCGACCATATCCAGCCACTTCGCTGGCAGGGATACTGAAGGGAAGGGGGATTACGGCACGTTCGGCAAGGACTGGCGGGTACTGTACTCGCTCATAGGCTTTCACGGCATAGTCAGCCGCAACAGAGCCAGGCATACGGGGCTGCGAGAGAGCGACCTGGAAGCGTTGGACAGGGCCATGCTGGAGGCGATCCCGACCGAGGCCACTTCCAGGAGCAAGATAGGGCAGATACCTCGCTTCTATCTGCGACTCGAGTACAGTGAGGGCTATCCCTACAGGGTCGGCGACCTGCGCGAGGACGTGGTGCTGGAGCCGGTCCAGGGCAAGACCTTGGACACGCTGCGCGATGTGAGGGATTACGTTATCAACCTGGAGAAGGTGGCTGACAGGATAGCCGTCAGGCTCGATGGTCTGGCAGGGGCCAGGCTCTACGTACATCCCGATGTGACGTTCCGGGGCCTGGACAGCCTGACTGGGGTGCTCGGGGATAAGCTGCAAACACTCTCGTAG
- a CDS encoding alpha/beta hydrolase family protein, which yields MFTLEAYVRGLEGDTPRRYGFSAGSTREVVDWQYAFRHALRRALGLEAIRQRVPTAPPSAQRLSMEQLEDHVREDWLLETEPGVSLPFYLLRPLGTDGPLPVVITPHGHEPGGRQAAVGIAQSEEIQRAVDELEQDVARQVVRRGYLAIAPGMRGLWDMRLPDDLRQGTFSSCARLQYRALLFGRTLLGERVWDMIRLIDWAISRQDVDARRIAITGNSGGGTVSLFTAAVDERVGVCVPSCYFCTFIDSIGLIEHCACNYVPGLLGLGEMADVAGLVAPRPFMAVCGEADPIFPIEASRRAFGQLREIYELLGAGDLCRLSAQPGGHRYYGRDVWPFLREVWGV from the coding sequence ATGTTCACTTTGGAAGCTTACGTGAGGGGCTTGGAGGGGGATACGCCCCGCAGGTACGGCTTTAGTGCCGGCAGTACGCGGGAGGTCGTGGATTGGCAGTACGCCTTCCGACATGCCCTGAGGCGCGCTCTGGGGCTGGAGGCGATAAGGCAGCGGGTACCAACGGCTCCTCCGAGTGCCCAGCGTCTCTCCATGGAGCAGCTGGAGGATCACGTGCGCGAGGACTGGTTGCTGGAGACGGAGCCAGGTGTATCGCTGCCGTTCTACCTGCTCAGGCCCCTGGGCACGGACGGACCGTTGCCCGTAGTGATCACCCCGCACGGGCACGAGCCGGGTGGCAGGCAGGCCGCGGTGGGGATAGCTCAGTCCGAGGAAATACAGCGGGCGGTGGACGAGCTCGAACAGGATGTGGCCCGCCAGGTGGTCCGCCGAGGGTACCTGGCGATCGCCCCAGGGATGCGTGGGCTCTGGGATATGCGCTTGCCAGATGACCTTCGGCAGGGGACCTTCAGCTCATGCGCCCGCCTGCAGTACAGGGCGCTGCTCTTCGGGCGGACCCTGCTAGGGGAGAGGGTGTGGGATATGATCAGGCTGATCGATTGGGCAATCAGCAGACAGGACGTGGACGCTCGACGTATCGCGATCACAGGCAACTCGGGCGGAGGCACCGTGTCGCTCTTCACCGCCGCAGTGGATGAGAGGGTGGGCGTCTGCGTGCCCAGCTGCTACTTCTGTACCTTCATCGATTCCATAGGGCTAATAGAGCACTGCGCGTGCAACTATGTGCCAGGGCTGCTGGGCCTGGGGGAGATGGCCGATGTGGCGGGACTGGTGGCGCCTCGCCCGTTCATGGCGGTGTGCGGCGAGGCAGACCCGATATTCCCGATCGAGGCCTCGAGGCGTGCATTCGGGCAACTGCGGGAGATCTACGAGCTGCTGGGAGCTGGCGATCTGTGCAGGCTGAGCGCACAGCCTGGCGGTCACCGCTACTACGGGAGGGATGTGTGGCCCTTCCTGCGCGAGGTATGGGGCGTGTAG
- the cas4 gene encoding CRISPR-associated protein Cas4, protein MSDGVTGTLVWQYLVCPRQVWLMSHEIEGEQEHDLLAEGRQIQEEYYQRSAREVSLPGMRIDRIRREKGQLVISEVKKSSRYMRAARLQVCYYLWRLQQEGVQAKGEVLVPEERKREVVELTPEAQAELEEVMRGIQEVMQAERPPDARKIRYCGSCAYEEFCWA, encoded by the coding sequence ATGAGCGATGGGGTGACTGGAACTTTAGTTTGGCAATATTTAGTTTGCCCAAGGCAAGTATGGCTTATGTCTCATGAGATAGAGGGTGAACAGGAGCATGACCTGCTGGCAGAAGGAAGGCAGATACAAGAAGAGTACTATCAGAGGTCTGCTAGAGAAGTATCGCTACCGGGCATGCGCATAGACCGCATCAGGAGGGAGAAAGGACAGCTCGTGATCTCAGAGGTGAAGAAGTCCTCCAGGTACATGAGAGCTGCCCGGCTCCAAGTATGCTACTATCTGTGGCGGCTCCAGCAGGAGGGAGTGCAGGCCAAGGGGGAGGTGCTGGTGCCAGAGGAGCGCAAGCGCGAGGTAGTTGAGCTAACCCCGGAGGCGCAGGCGGAGCTTGAGGAGGTCATGCGAGGCATCCAGGAAGTTATGCAGGCCGAACGCCCCCCGGACGCTCGGAAGATCCGCTACTGCGGTAGCTGTGCCTATGAGGAGTTCTGCTGGGCATGA